In Manis javanica isolate MJ-LG chromosome X, MJ_LKY, whole genome shotgun sequence, the DNA window TGCATTCTGAGTAAATTCCTTGGTCACATAATCCATTTCATGAATTCCCTCTTCACTTATGTCCAGTTTAGAGTTTCTCTTGTTTACTGAATTGCTAGTCCAataatgatatttttcatttctacaatTTCTAATAGGATTCTTTTTATCTTATTCtctcccccagttttattgagataaaattgacatattacattgtataagtttaaggtacacaacatgatgatttgatatatgtatatattgtgaaatgattaccacaatggGTTTAGTTAACGTCCATCACCTCATATAACTTGTTTCCTTGTAGAGACCtgttaagatctactcttttagcaaattccaaatatgcaatacagtattaactatagtcaccatgctgtccaTTACATTCCCAGAACGTAActtgtaattggaagtttgtacattttgacTACCTTCACCCTATACCCCTacctcccatcccccacctctggcaaccacaaatctgatatctgtttctatgagtttagtttttagattccacatataagtgagatcatacagtattcatctttctctatctgacttatttcactaagcaaattgccctctatgtccatccataTTAGCGAGATGGCTTATTTTCTTAAACCTcgtgaaccaacctctgctaacttcaaacttttcttctgcagcttccttgcCTTTCTCTATCTTCTTAGAATTGAAGAAGGTTAGGTCCTTGCTATGAATTAGGTTTTGGTTtcagggaatgttgtggctgtattttttcccctttaacaaTGTCATCTATTTTTATCATGTAGTTGTATAggtttgactttcttttttgttgttgatatactttttcattgaagtatagttgatatacaatactatattggtctcaagtatacaatatagtgattcatcAGTTATCTACAACAtactggttcaacagttatctacattattaaatcctcaccccaacttgtATAGttactgtcaatgtagaaagatgctacagaactaTAGACTATATTcgctatgctgtactttcatccccatgactaatttatattatgattgggatttcctgcctctttatcttcttcaccAATTTCATCaccctcaacccctcccccatgggaactaccagtcccttctcagtgtctatgagtctactgctattttgttcattttgttttgcttttagattccacacataagtgatatcatatggtatttgttttcttctgtctggcttatttcactgagtataataacttctaggtccatccatgctgttgcaaatggcaggatttctttcttttttaaggcttagtgatattccattgttcatatgtaccacatgttctttattcattcatctattgatgggcactccattgtttccatattttggctattgtaaataatgtggcaataaacatagaggtgcatatatatcttttcaaatcagagattttattttcttcaggtaaattactagaagtggaattactgggtcatatggtatttctattttaagctttttgctgtacctccatattgctttccacagtagctgcaccaatttatatgcCCACCAACAGtctaggagggttcctttttcttcacatctttgccaacacttgttatcttttgtgttttggatagtggccattctgcctggtgtgaagtgatatctcatgtggttttgatttgcatttccctaacgaTTAGaaaagatgtggagcatcttaacatgtccctgttggccacctgtattttttcttcagaaaaatttctatttaggtactctgcccattttttaatcaggttattttttttcttgatttgagGTATatgatttcttcatatattttggaatatagcccatcttctatccagaccactagaactttctccatatcatcaataaggttgttttgcttttgctttcttattaCTCCTTTGTTCACCGTAGTAgcactttaatttccttcaagaacatTCCCTTTGCAGTCACAGTTTGGCTAACTCTTTGGTGCAAGGGGCTCAGCTTTCATCCTATCTCAGCTTCTGagatgccttcctcactaagcttcaTCATTTCTGGGTTTACTTTAACGTGAGAGAAAcgcaactcttcctttcacttggaCACTTAAAGGCCATTGTGGGGTGATTAACTGGCCTGATTTTAATGTTGCTGATTCCAGGGCATAGGGAGGcttgagaagagggagagagacagggaatgGCCAGTTGGTGGAGCAGTGAGAGCACACACAGAACTTATTAAGTTCATCATCTTACGTGGGCATAGTTCGTGATGCCCCAAAGCAATTACAATAGGAACAtcaacaaacacaaatcacaaatcTTTTGTACATCTTGAATTAAGATTTCCCAGTCCTTAAACTAATCATCTTGTATACAGCTATGAGACTGCTGCTAAATATGGAGATTATAATTATGTTTGGAATCTCACTTTTCTTGCAACTTATGTCACCTCAAGGTATGCAGTAGCATTCTTACACAACCCGGACCTGCCATACCCACTTCCAGCTCCCCCTcactcacatatacatatataatgtatcaAGTACAAGCAGCTGAGACCAACAAAAGCATGTTGTTGACCTCTTAATGTGTACAACTGCCCAAGAAACGAGAGCTTTTCATTTCTAATGTGACTCTGTTATATGTGAGTGAAATAACCCTGATTGATTGCTCAGTCACTCTATCCATCCATTTTGCTTCCTATGGGCTTCTTGCCATGATGAGGCAATTATAGTGAAGTAATCATCTAACATCACTTTGTATTCTGAAGTCCTAGTAATATTCCCCTTACTCTCTAACAACTCTATTTCTGTTGAAATTGGAAATAGATTACATACCATTATTCTAGGGGgaaattattgtttttaacttCCACAGAAGAAACTGAGTAtcaatttttgaagatttttcataataacaataatagctaccattGAGCAACCtaattgttttacatatgctatCTTATTTAATTCCCACATCATTCCTAGGACACATAattattatcatcttcattttatagatgaagaaacaggcttaaaaatgttaagtaaattgATGCCAAAGAGAGTGAGAGGTATTGGATGTAAACGTCAATCTTCCTGACTCCAGAGCTAGAACTCTGAGTCACCGTATTATACTGCTGGCCTTCCACTGACCAGTCCTGTTTTCAGATGGACTAAAAAAACCCTTGCCTGATGATATGCCAGTTTATCTACAACACTCAggaaacttttctataaatccaAAAACATACAAAGCTAAATGCCATATTGTGTTAGGTTTACATATTTATGTAGTAAAAATGTAAACAAGGAAATGACAAACACAAAAGTCAGGATAGTTACCACTGGAGGGTAGAAGGGTGGGATGATCAGGAAGGGGCACAAGGAGGCTTTAGAAGACTGGTAACATTGTATTTCTTAAGCTGAGTAGTGGGTACTTGGGTGTTGATTGCATTGTATTAATAATAGTTATTCATTTGTATATGTGTCTTATAcagatggaaatgaaaattaagagtCCATATTTCTAtgcattaaattattttctaagattaaatttaaatgatttagttttacatttaaatttaattctaaaattaaattacttttgaaaattaaaaattaagaacatattctttaaaatttcaaattattttcttctgtaggtTTGGAAAGATGCTGCCACTCAGATATTTCACTCCCTTTCAGTGGCTTGGGGTGGCTTAGTTGCTTTATCATCTTACAATAAGTTCAATAACAACTGCTTCTCAGATGCCATTATAGTTTGTTTGACAAACTGCCTCACTAGCGTGTTTGCTAGATTTGCTATTTTCTCTGTCTTGGGACACATGGCTCATATATCTGGAAAGGAAGTCTCTCAAGCTGTAAAATCAGGTATGTCATGCTGTATATTATTAACTATGAATAATCCAATGTACCTCACTTAAGAAacactaatatatttttatagcaatttACTTAAAGCATTCGAGATTTGAGGTATTgcattttctttcacatttcatcTTATATAATTTAGTCGTTTTAATGATGTAATAATTCTTAAATGATCTGAGAAAATAGAACTATGTGAGGGAACCATTATTtaagaagacatttttccaagtttTGTTTAGGCCTTAATATGAACTACTTACTGCACAATTAAAGTATGAGGCACCATGATAAGCACTATACAtccatgtatttacatatatatacaatacaTATGTATGAATATGTGGGcgacaacacatacaaaaattcCTCCATGTACAATTACAGTATtgggtttgaatttttaaaacacatcaaTATCATATAGCTAGAAACCCAAGTGACTCTGATTGCCCAGCTGTGTCCAGGTTTGAAGGAATCTGATCAATGAACTTCCTAACTTTAAAGACATTAGCTAGGGATGCTTAGTTATCTGGTTAAAGATTCTTAGGAAGAGTTTTAAGGTTCGTTAAAGTATGAATTACTTATTAAATTTTGATTTATCATTTGATGGAGGGACTGGTGAATGAGAATAGAATATTAGGAAGTGACAGAGCCTAGGGTAGAAGCTAATTGTCCTGAATCCTAGATGAGTTTTCTGGAACGTTGGAGAAACTTAGCATACTTAAAACTAAATATTACACAATATAATTgaatggtttttttaaaaaaggatctctgaTGGTAACATCATCAAATAGAAAAGATTCAgtttatagttttattatataCAATTTTTCAGGTGCCCATGCACTAATTAAAGTAGCACTACATATAATGATTTTGGGTAAAGATTTGGAGACACAGTTGAAGACTAAAAAGTTAGTTCCATAAATCTTTCTTACATGGtgtaattattttagaatttttaggcTAAGAAAAGGTGACCTGACTTAGGTTTCTGGAGTTTCAGACAGTTGCTAGTCTtcattaatgttaaaaaaaatgaaataagttaaACAAAATCATTGAAATAGCTAAAGATTTCCTCTGTGAAAAATGCACCATTTACAAAAtttatctaacttaactcatgcCACATGTTCACATTATCACATCATGGAAGAACcaagtcaaatatttttaaagatgaaagtgAAATAGTTGCTAAAGAATTTATATCATGGATTGGGGTACCAAATTATGATGAGATTTTTCTAGTATTATCTTCTGAAAATGTCCAAATATGTGAATTTTCTTGGCAACTAACTTAAAATGCCATACGTTTTTTCTTAGGTATCAATTTGGCATTCACTGCTTATCCAGAAGCTCTAGCCCAACTCCAGACTTGTAATTCTGGGAAGATTTACACACATTTCTACTGAAATAATACCTAATTGTTGTTTATGGGGGTTTGGGGTACGATGGGGAACAAGTCCCCTTCAAGAGCTGACTACAAAGAGTTTGTGTGACTTTCTTCACAAGCTTGTAAAGTACAGATCTTAACAGTTACTAGCATATTTTAGGGTGCTGAATAACAGCTCTCATTATCACACAGATTCAACAGTGGTTAAGACAGAGTCTTCTgcagaatggaaaataaaacatcaaatccCATCTAATACAAAGTAGAGACATCTGCAGAATTGTAAATCATTACACAAAACTGTTTTTCACACTCAAGTGAAATTAAAATCACCATCTCAActatatttttactgtattttatgtaaaaaaaaaaaaaaagctcttgtGCTGTTTTTCTCTATTGTGCTTTCATCCCTTCCCCAGTAATATGTATTAGCCACATACAACCAATTCTTTAAATGTGAGTAGGCAAATTGATAAGAATCTGGATTTTGTAACTGACTTGGCATTCCCTCTCCTTCTAAACAATAATTTATATGGTATAAACACATACAATCAAATGAATCCACTCAAAGTGGACTCAAAGCATTTAATGAGTGCCTTTAATGAGTGTCTTCATCATCAGTATGGTCTGTAAGCCCGTCGGTGGACGTCGAGCTATCTGATGCACTCCAGGCAAGTAGATGTTCCAATTCAGTCAGCGTGAGTCGCATGATCCTGACGTTTCCCAGTATTTGCTCCAGCATGTCTTCTGAATCAGGATAATTACTTAAACTATCCCGAGAGAGACTCTTGACTGAAAGGCTATCAGTGTTGCTCTTAGTTGACCCAGAAGAAGAGGACGACGGCCTTACTGGGGCGAGAGTAGTCGAACTTGCGGGTATTTCACCATGGTGTGTCTGTAAGGGAAAGACATTACACATATGTAGTTTACTGAGTTTAGCAATTTCTAATACTACCAAATAACATGCTGAGTCTTGGTTACCAAAGTGACCTGACTGTCCTCCCCTAAGGATCAGAGATTACAAATCTGTTGAATGACTACACTAAAATATGAAGGCAGCCTTTTAATGCCTAAATGCCATAGCCTTGCCTTACATTTCTGAGCAGCCAAGTCGGTCTATGTTTTTACCGTGTCTGACCCGTATCTAAAAGTACTTCACTTGCAACTTTAAATATCACCAGGAAACCCACATTTTAACCGGAATTATTTGAGAATGCTCAAAACgctctcacaaaaaaaaaaaagatggcagaaaaggaaaatacagctgAGGAAGGCAAGTAGTGACATGGGGGGCAGTGGAAGCCACAGATAGAGAAGGTA includes these proteins:
- the CT83 gene encoding kita-kyushu lung cancer antigen 1, which gives rise to MSPGNRRRYMEAGILTLLLLTISCSTHHGEIPASSTTLAPVRPSSSSSGSTKSNTDSLSVKSLSRDSLSNYPDSEDMLEQILGNVRIMRLTLTELEHLLAWSASDSSTSTDGLTDHTDDEDTH